GACCTCGCCGCCCAGCTCCCGGGCCAGGAAGACGCCCAGGTCCGACTTTCCGGCCGCTGTGGGGCCCACGACGGCGATGACCGGCGGGGCGCCGGGAGAGGCGGGCGGCGGCTGCGGGGTTGCGGCTTGGGCGTTCACGGCTTAAGTCTCGCAAACGCCGCTCCCGCTTCCCGAACGAGCGACGTGACGGGCCGCGCATGGGGTCGTTGCCAGTTGCGAGGTTCCGACAGCCGGTTTGCGCGCCGGTGCCTCGGGGCGGCGCAATGAGACGCTCCGCAAGGCGCGGGATTTCGCCCACACGAGTAAGGTCTGGAGTAGATATGGGCGTTTTTGCGAGGCTTCTCGGTCGTTCGTCCGGCAAGTCAACAGAGGACACCGCTGAGGCCACTCCCGCGAAGGAAACCGCAGCCGACGAGCCGACGGAAAGGGCGGACGAGAAGTCCGCACCGTCCGAGGCCGACCGGACCGACGGGGCCGCTGAAACCCCCGGAGCCGCCGACGCCCCCGGAAGCCCCGCTTCCGGCGCGGAGGCCGGAACCGGGGACACAGCCGGTGACGCCGCCGCCACGGAAAACCCTGCACCATCCGGTGAGCGGGAAGAGCCCTCGGGCACGAACGGGCAGAGCGCGAAGCGCGAGGGCGAGGAGCCCGCCGCCACGGCCGAGGCGGGTGGCGGCGATGATGGCGGTGACAGTGGTGACGGCGGCGTCGGCATCCCCAAGCAGCAGTCGGCCGAGGAGGCCGCCGACAGCGAGAGCGGGGAGAACGCCCGCAAGTAGGCCGTGCGGAGAGCCGGACGGCCTGGGAGAAAGGTGATCACGATGGGCTTCATGGACAAGGTCAAGGGCCTCATGGGCCAGCACGGCGACAAGGTCCAGCGAGGCCTGGACAAGGCCGCGCAGACCGCGGACTCCAAGACCAAGGGCAAGTACAGCGCCCAGATCAAGTCCGGTACGCGAAAGGCCAAGGAAGCGGCCGAGCGGCTCTCCGACGACAGCGGCGGCGGTTCGGGCAAGAGGGGCGGCGGACAGGGCCCGCAGGGCGGTGGGAGCGGCTCCGGACCGCGCGCCTGACGCCGACGGCCCTGGGCCTCGTCCGGCGCGCCGTAGGGGCGCTCGCGGGGGTGTGCGGGACACCGCGCACCCCCGCTGCCATGCGCTCCCCGTGACGCGTTACGGATCAGCCCCGTGACGCGTCACGGCTCAGCGCCCCTACGACCAGCTCGCGACGAGGTAGCCGACACCGTACGGAGCCTCGTCGTACAGGAGGCGGCCGGCGAGCCCCGCGCCCTCCCCCGCGCCCGCGAGGGTCTGCCAGGAGGAGCGCCCCGCCGCCTTCAGGTCGTAGGCCAACTCCTCGTCCAGCGCGAGGATCGCGTCCACATCGGCCGAGCCCAGCGACCGTGCCGCCTCGGCGTCGAAGGCTGCGGCGCGGTCGTCGAAGTATCCGGGAGCCTTCAGAGTGCGGCAGTTGCTGCCGTCGCCCATCACCAGCAGCGCGACGCGGTCC
This sequence is a window from Streptomyces sp. NBC_01775. Protein-coding genes within it:
- a CDS encoding antitoxin, encoding MGFMDKVKGLMGQHGDKVQRGLDKAAQTADSKTKGKYSAQIKSGTRKAKEAAERLSDDSGGGSGKRGGGQGPQGGGSGSGPRA